A genomic window from Terrisporobacter glycolicus ATCC 14880 = DSM 1288 includes:
- a CDS encoding FliH/SctL family protein: protein MMNLLCNIIKSDEVEILGKRKIKVNSNKSSFGLESDEFDMKRENEMAQIKEEVELKLNEAKEQSEQIIQNAQTEADRIIQESKEEVSNIEKKAYEEGHKQGLKNGYEDGYKEVYEEYVEKAKEEANKIIDNANNILIQSNHEVSSYMKENRNNILNISVSIAEQVLREKFEDVSAMNNLIGNVIEEYELRENFVIKVNPIYKERLDKQVLELKESYKLNGDVFVLEDESMEAGNAIIDNINGSLIVGIDGILEKIKEELL, encoded by the coding sequence ATGATGAATTTATTGTGTAATATTATTAAGTCAGATGAAGTAGAGATACTTGGCAAAAGAAAAATAAAAGTTAACTCAAACAAATCTAGCTTTGGACTTGAAAGTGATGAATTTGATATGAAAAGAGAAAATGAAATGGCACAAATCAAAGAAGAAGTTGAGTTAAAGTTGAATGAAGCAAAAGAGCAGAGTGAGCAAATTATACAAAATGCTCAAACAGAGGCAGACAGAATTATACAAGAGAGTAAAGAAGAAGTTAGCAACATAGAAAAAAAGGCATATGAAGAAGGTCACAAACAAGGGCTAAAAAATGGATATGAAGATGGTTACAAAGAAGTATATGAAGAATATGTTGAAAAAGCCAAAGAAGAAGCAAATAAAATAATTGATAACGCCAATAATATTTTAATTCAATCTAATCATGAAGTGTCAAGTTACATGAAAGAAAATAGAAATAATATATTAAATATAAGCGTTAGTATAGCAGAGCAAGTATTAAGAGAAAAATTTGAAGATGTTTCAGCAATGAATAATTTAATAGGAAATGTTATTGAAGAATATGAACTTAGAGAAAACTTTGTTATAAAAGTTAATCCTATATATAAAGAAAGATTGGATAAACAAGTATTAGAACTAAAAGAATCTTATAAGTTAAATGGAGATGTTTTTGTTTTAGAAGATGAGTCAATGGAAGCTGGGAATGCAATAATAGATAATATTAATGGCAGTTTAATAGTGGGGATTGATGGAATATTAGAAAAAATAAAAGAGGAATTACTATGA
- a CDS encoding flagellar hook assembly protein FlgD, with the protein MSEITGIGRNSTVTEKGTKIVDSGNNTDKDLFLKLLVAQMVNQDPFNTQDPTQYVTQLAQFNMLEQTMALNDSMEYLIGMTNGLLVNSAMGSASALIGKDVEVYVPKEEGYDTTKTMSGKVESVHIKDGVVYMNVRNSENGELVEVEYGALTKVKGTNTNVEEDNKGE; encoded by the coding sequence ATGAGTGAAATAACAGGTATAGGTAGAAATAGTACAGTAACTGAAAAAGGGACAAAGATTGTTGACTCAGGTAATAATACAGATAAAGATTTATTTTTAAAATTACTAGTAGCTCAGATGGTTAATCAAGATCCATTTAACACTCAAGATCCGACTCAGTATGTAACTCAATTAGCACAATTCAATATGTTAGAACAAACGATGGCTCTTAATGATAGTATGGAGTACTTAATAGGAATGACAAATGGCCTTTTGGTAAATTCAGCAATGGGTTCAGCATCAGCATTAATAGGAAAAGATGTTGAAGTATATGTGCCTAAAGAAGAAGGATATGATACTACTAAGACAATGTCAGGAAAAGTTGAAAGTGTTCATATAAAAGACGGAGTTGTATATATGAATGTAAGAAATTCTGAGAATGGAGAATTAGTAGAAGTGGAATATGGAGCGCTTACTAAGGTAAAGGGCACCAATACAAATGTAGAAGAAGATAACAAGGGGGAATAA
- the fliF gene encoding flagellar basal-body MS-ring/collar protein FliF: protein MEFKGIISKVKDIFQKKKEQFKELKKEKKIAIVVGIIALVLALVFGAKYINDSKYQLLFSGLTSDDAVSITKELENQGVEMKIEGDSIYVPKEQVDKLRLELSGNISNGSKGFELMDETSSFGLTDEEFSIKKQRMVQGEIEKTIKTFQQVEDARVNITQGQESVFSDEGTPGSAAVALTLKAGQSLEPSQIRSIMSLVSASSTNIPKQNVEVVDQKMNLLSDGLFDDKGNTSNSNGIDIALKAEKELSRNLEKSIVNLLEPIFGAGKVKATVNADLNFDNREITETSISPKTVVMKESRSENKTTEEGNTGGSVDNNMNNVSGANDGTTSSKDESIEYDTGRKETKTTKAQGELNKITASVAIDGILTDAQITNVNDMVANTIGMDAKRGDDVKVVAMDFGANADKASEESGISDNMKLLGFILLAVALAGTVAFFIMNRIKKKKEQEYEEYDDVDEIELINRKIEEMEGSSKSENEDEEEESITLEEEVRKYASENPDRVTDLINSWLNV from the coding sequence ATGGAATTTAAAGGAATTATAAGCAAAGTAAAAGATATTTTTCAGAAGAAAAAGGAACAATTTAAGGAACTTAAAAAAGAAAAGAAAATAGCAATTGTAGTAGGGATTATAGCACTTGTATTGGCTTTAGTCTTTGGAGCTAAGTATATAAATGATAGTAAATATCAACTTCTTTTTTCAGGTTTAACATCAGATGATGCAGTTTCAATTACTAAGGAACTTGAAAATCAAGGTGTTGAAATGAAGATTGAAGGAGATAGTATTTATGTACCAAAGGAACAAGTAGATAAGTTAAGGCTTGAGCTATCAGGAAACATTTCAAATGGATCAAAAGGATTTGAATTGATGGATGAAACTTCTTCATTTGGTCTTACAGATGAAGAATTTAGTATTAAAAAACAAAGAATGGTTCAAGGAGAAATAGAAAAGACTATAAAGACTTTTCAACAGGTTGAGGATGCTAGAGTCAACATAACTCAAGGTCAAGAGTCTGTGTTTTCAGACGAAGGAACTCCTGGGAGTGCGGCTGTAGCCCTAACTTTGAAGGCAGGTCAATCACTAGAACCATCACAAATAAGGTCGATTATGTCATTAGTCTCTGCAAGTAGTACGAATATTCCAAAGCAAAATGTAGAAGTAGTAGATCAAAAAATGAATCTGTTATCAGATGGGTTATTTGATGATAAAGGAAATACTTCAAATTCAAATGGAATAGATATTGCACTAAAAGCAGAAAAAGAACTAAGTAGAAATCTAGAAAAATCAATTGTTAATTTACTAGAACCTATATTTGGAGCAGGAAAGGTTAAGGCCACAGTAAATGCAGACTTAAACTTTGATAATAGAGAGATAACTGAGACATCAATAAGTCCTAAAACAGTAGTTATGAAGGAAAGTAGAAGCGAAAATAAAACTACTGAAGAAGGAAATACAGGCGGTTCAGTAGACAATAATATGAATAACGTCTCAGGTGCTAATGATGGAACTACATCAAGCAAAGATGAAAGTATTGAGTATGATACTGGAAGAAAAGAAACAAAAACAACAAAAGCTCAAGGTGAGTTGAATAAAATAACAGCGTCTGTTGCAATAGATGGAATATTAACAGATGCACAAATAACAAATGTTAATGATATGGTAGCAAATACCATAGGTATGGACGCAAAAAGAGGAGATGATGTGAAAGTCGTAGCAATGGACTTTGGTGCTAATGCCGACAAAGCATCAGAAGAAAGTGGTATAAGTGATAATATGAAATTATTAGGATTTATATTATTAGCAGTAGCTTTAGCAGGCACAGTAGCCTTCTTCATAATGAATAGAATTAAAAAGAAAAAAGAACAAGAATACGAAGAATATGACGATGTAGATGAAATAGAATTAATTAATAGAAAAATAGAAGAAATGGAAGGTTCTTCGAAATCAGAAAATGAAGATGAAGAAGAGGAAAGTATTACATTGGAAGAAGAAGTAAGAAAATATGCTTCAGAAAATCCTGATAGGGTTACAGATTTAATAAATAGTTGGTTAAATGTATAA
- the flgC gene encoding flagellar basal body rod protein FlgC, with protein MSIFSGMRISASGLSAERMRMDVISSNIANVKTTRTENGDAYKRKIATFEENYDEKLGMLGVKTASIQNDSSPMNRVYEPSHPDADEEGYVEYPNVDLLVEMTDLISASRSYESNIDTLNAQKNMISKALEIGK; from the coding sequence ATGAGTATTTTTAGTGGGATGAGAATCAGTGCCAGTGGTTTATCAGCAGAGCGTATGAGGATGGATGTTATATCTTCTAATATAGCAAATGTTAAAACAACAAGAACTGAGAATGGAGATGCCTATAAACGTAAAATAGCTACATTTGAAGAAAATTACGATGAAAAACTAGGAATGCTTGGGGTAAAGACTGCATCAATACAAAATGATAGTTCGCCTATGAATAGAGTGTATGAACCAAGTCATCCAGATGCAGATGAAGAAGGATATGTAGAATATCCAAATGTTGATTTACTAGTAGAAATGACTGATTTAATATCAGCATCGAGATCATATGAATCAAATATAGATACATTAAATGCACAAAAAAATATGATTTCAAAAGCTTTAGAAATTGGAAAGTAA
- the fliG gene encoding flagellar motor switch protein FliG, translating to MNTEINKSENAFDLGNIPKVRRVTGARKAAILLMTLGPQASAEVLKNLSDKKIQKIGVEIANINTINARERREILQEFIELNKGKEYVMEGGIESATSLLHEALGSQRAGKLLEGIKYDAYTKLFMGARKAEPEQILACIQGESTQTIAVILTHIQPDKAAVILAELPEKVKNEVSLKIGSASSISPNVIKAIDKAVEKKLANLGQREIESSGGVDSLVNILGNVDRKTEKSIIKYIEDRNDELAEEIKSNMFIFEDIVRLENIAIQRILKEINVKDIAFALKGASKDVSETIFKNQSHRASQALREEIDLLGKVKISQVEEAQQNIVNTIRRLEDMGEINLTRGSDDEFIV from the coding sequence TTGAATACAGAAATTAATAAATCAGAAAATGCCTTTGACTTAGGTAATATACCAAAAGTAAGGCGTGTAACAGGGGCAAGAAAAGCAGCAATATTATTGATGACTTTAGGCCCACAAGCTTCAGCTGAAGTATTGAAAAATTTATCAGATAAGAAGATACAAAAAATAGGCGTGGAAATAGCAAATATTAATACCATCAATGCAAGAGAAAGAAGAGAAATATTACAAGAATTTATTGAGTTAAACAAAGGTAAAGAATATGTAATGGAAGGTGGTATAGAAAGTGCTACATCATTACTTCACGAGGCATTAGGAAGCCAGAGAGCAGGGAAGTTGCTTGAAGGAATTAAATATGATGCATATACAAAATTGTTTATGGGGGCAAGAAAAGCTGAACCAGAACAAATATTAGCTTGTATACAAGGAGAAAGTACTCAAACCATAGCTGTAATTTTAACACATATTCAACCTGATAAAGCGGCTGTGATATTAGCGGAACTTCCTGAAAAGGTCAAGAATGAAGTATCTTTAAAAATCGGTTCAGCATCTTCTATTTCTCCGAATGTTATAAAAGCCATAGATAAAGCTGTTGAAAAGAAGCTAGCTAATTTAGGGCAAAGAGAAATAGAAAGTAGTGGTGGAGTAGATAGCCTTGTAAATATACTTGGAAATGTTGATAGAAAAACAGAAAAAAGTATTATCAAATATATAGAAGATAGAAATGATGAATTAGCAGAAGAAATTAAATCTAACATGTTCATATTTGAAGATATTGTTAGACTTGAAAATATTGCAATTCAAAGAATTCTTAAAGAAATTAATGTTAAGGATATCGCCTTTGCTCTTAAAGGTGCCTCTAAAGATGTTTCAGAAACTATATTTAAAAATCAATCTCATAGAGCATCTCAAGCTCTTAGGGAAGAAATTGACTTACTAGGCAAGGTAAAAATATCTCAAGTGGAAGAAGCACAGCAAAATATAGTGAATACTATAAGGCGTCTTGAAGACATGGGAGAAATAAATTTAACTAGAGGCTCAGATGATGAATTTATTGTGTAA
- a CDS encoding flagellar biosynthetic protein FliO, with translation MDNILKYIINLIVFVPFTIALIIITIRLSKSSINGLAKNKYIKVLERTNLNKDTEVYVIKVGDEGCVVISSSTKTDKIKELTSHQIEEIERKQEEVKINNRNNIDLKLKDIKKFRLKEIKNERNNTNDFK, from the coding sequence ATGGACAATATACTAAAATACATTATAAATTTAATAGTATTTGTACCTTTCACCATTGCTTTAATAATAATAACTATAAGACTCAGCAAATCAAGCATTAATGGATTAGCAAAAAACAAATACATAAAAGTTTTAGAAAGAACAAACTTAAATAAAGATACCGAGGTGTATGTTATAAAAGTCGGTGATGAAGGTTGTGTTGTAATCTCATCATCGACTAAAACAGATAAAATAAAAGAACTTACAAGTCATCAAATAGAAGAAATAGAAAGAAAACAAGAAGAAGTTAAAATTAATAATAGAAATAATATAGATTTAAAATTAAAAGACATAAAAAAATTTAGGTTAAAGGAGATAAAAAATGAACGAAATAATACAAATGATTTCAAATAA
- a CDS encoding motility protein A, whose protein sequence is MKKSDILTPIGFLFVLAVLFFGIAQDKAGIGAFIDMPSFVITVGGSFAAVLITFSLDDLKQIPGSIKVAMQINRTNKVDLVSQFKELSRKARKDGLLSIEDDVEEIENEFMKNGLELVIDGLDIESIEEILENQINIFESKYENSSKIFKLWGSFAPAMGMVGTLIGLIQMLAGGLNDATTISSGMAKALITTFYGTILANTILNPIGYNIQNKCEKDVQLMEMMICGIGSLQNGESSRVIEEKLLTYLSDSEKKNYFTREVDDSEVDGDVA, encoded by the coding sequence ATGAAAAAGTCAGACATATTAACTCCTATTGGTTTTTTATTTGTATTAGCTGTGCTATTCTTTGGAATAGCACAAGATAAAGCAGGGATAGGGGCATTTATAGATATGCCATCCTTTGTTATAACAGTAGGAGGTTCATTTGCTGCAGTATTAATTACATTCTCGTTAGACGATCTAAAGCAGATTCCAGGGTCAATAAAAGTAGCTATGCAGATAAATAGAACTAATAAGGTGGATTTAGTTAGTCAATTTAAGGAATTATCTAGAAAAGCTAGAAAAGATGGTTTATTGTCAATTGAAGATGATGTTGAAGAGATAGAAAATGAATTTATGAAAAATGGATTAGAGCTTGTTATTGATGGTTTGGATATTGAAAGTATAGAAGAAATACTAGAAAATCAGATTAATATATTTGAAAGCAAATACGAAAATAGTTCTAAAATATTTAAATTATGGGGTTCTTTTGCACCAGCTATGGGAATGGTTGGTACGTTAATTGGTCTTATACAAATGCTTGCAGGAGGACTTAATGATGCAACAACTATATCATCAGGAATGGCAAAAGCATTAATAACAACTTTTTACGGAACAATACTTGCAAATACAATCCTTAATCCAATAGGATATAATATACAAAATAAGTGTGAAAAAGATGTTCAGCTTATGGAAATGATGATTTGCGGAATAGGAAGCCTTCAAAACGGTGAAAGTTCAAGAGTCATTGAAGAAAAATTATTAACATATTTAAGTGATTCAGAAAAGAAAAATTACTTTACAAGAGAAGTTGACGATAGTGAGGTAGATGGAGATGTCGCGTAA
- a CDS encoding flagellar hook-length control protein FliK produces the protein MEFNLSLSTNVADIINYFRGNSENVLGETEQGIFDNVLEGIFEDSDKSEDIDYNLILNLLNNLKLFNNQENLQHMDEVHINLDKVESSANVCSNTNETELNIISNVNENDMNLLSSEEFEILKSLKNNFENKFEIINNETIGIKLNDKEIEVLKKLDNIMSNNKIGNDNEMPEIKKLDNVEIENSENRINDKIVNNEKFSQLETNNATYKLNLIRNNELDEKIDKELNTLENILNGDNDNNFIINNNPLINKDTNLINVASRQEIPTIRQEYIGEDIIKTIKYLKSSGQEEITIKISPRELGDMTIKLINNNEEASVAIVISKSDVFNLVNENQSEIAKHLKDLNINVKDISVEMKGNTQNSFSSNLNQEFERNNKGSQQSSKKNISSVDEPIEDMEEVVIEDNVNILI, from the coding sequence ATGGAGTTTAATTTGAGTTTATCAACAAATGTAGCAGATATTATTAATTATTTCCGAGGAAATAGTGAAAATGTCTTAGGGGAAACAGAACAAGGAATATTTGATAACGTACTAGAAGGAATATTTGAAGATAGTGATAAATCTGAGGATATAGACTATAACTTGATTTTAAACTTGTTAAATAATCTGAAATTATTTAATAATCAAGAAAACTTGCAACATATGGATGAAGTTCATATTAACTTAGATAAGGTGGAAAGTTCAGCTAATGTTTGTAGTAACACCAATGAAACAGAACTTAATATAATATCAAATGTTAATGAGAATGATATGAACCTACTAAGTAGTGAAGAATTTGAAATATTAAAAAGTTTGAAAAATAACTTTGAAAATAAGTTTGAAATAATTAATAATGAAACTATTGGGATTAAGTTAAATGATAAAGAAATTGAAGTGTTAAAAAAATTAGATAATATTATGTCTAATAACAAAATAGGAAATGATAATGAAATGCCTGAAATAAAAAAACTAGACAATGTTGAAATAGAAAATAGTGAAAATAGAATTAATGACAAAATAGTTAATAATGAAAAATTTAGTCAACTAGAAACTAACAATGCAACATATAAACTTAATTTGATTAGAAATAATGAATTAGATGAAAAAATAGATAAAGAATTAAATACCTTAGAAAATATTTTAAATGGAGATAATGACAACAATTTTATTATAAATAATAATCCACTAATTAATAAAGATACAAATTTGATAAATGTTGCTTCGAGACAAGAAATTCCGACAATTAGACAAGAGTATATAGGAGAAGACATTATTAAAACGATTAAATATTTGAAATCTAGTGGACAAGAAGAAATAACTATTAAGATAAGCCCAAGAGAACTAGGTGATATGACTATTAAACTTATTAATAATAACGAGGAAGCTAGTGTGGCAATTGTAATAAGTAAAAGTGATGTTTTCAATTTAGTTAATGAAAACCAAAGTGAAATTGCAAAACATCTAAAAGATTTAAATATTAATGTAAAAGATATATCAGTTGAAATGAAAGGAAATACTCAAAATAGCTTCTCATCAAATTTGAATCAAGAATTTGAAAGAAATAATAAAGGAAGCCAACAGAGTAGCAAAAAAAATATCAGTTCAGTAGATGAACCGATTGAAGATATGGAAGAAGTCGTAATAGAAGATAATGTAAATATTTTAATTTAA
- the fliE gene encoding flagellar hook-basal body complex protein FliE, with the protein MQGIESININSDIFSNIIDNNYTNKNLKEQPINDSKIKFDDVISQAINKVNGTQVDANNMVEALVKGKDVSMHDVMLSMQESQISMQLMLETRNKLFEAYKELSGVQL; encoded by the coding sequence ATGCAAGGTATAGAGAGTATAAATATAAATTCTGATATATTTTCTAATATAATAGATAACAATTATACGAACAAAAATTTAAAAGAACAACCAATTAACGATTCAAAAATTAAATTTGATGATGTTATATCACAAGCTATTAATAAAGTTAATGGAACTCAGGTAGACGCAAATAATATGGTAGAAGCTCTTGTAAAGGGAAAAGATGTTTCTATGCATGATGTAATGTTATCAATGCAGGAGTCCCAAATATCAATGCAACTTATGTTAGAAACAAGAAATAAATTATTTGAGGCTTACAAGGAATTAAGCGGAGTGCAACTGTAG
- a CDS encoding flagellar hook-basal body protein yields the protein MLRSMYSGISGMKANQTKMDVVGNNVANVGTTAFKKSNVRFSDALYQTSIFASSPGGIVGGVSPGQVGIGTKVSGMFKNTLQGNIQTTGRSSDLAIDGDGYFTVQIGENQYAYTRDGSFNIDKDGNLVTADGYKVVGTDKKPIQIPKEQNGQKVLSYNISSEGEVSYLLADGSKYPEAGTAAQKLGIAVFQNPEGLEALSSNLYGVSPNSGDPIVNAAYGNVKQGAIEMSNVDLSEEFTEMIVTTRAFQAASKVITTSDELLQEIINLKR from the coding sequence ATGTTAAGATCGATGTATTCGGGAATAAGTGGTATGAAGGCAAATCAAACTAAGATGGACGTAGTTGGTAACAATGTTGCAAATGTAGGAACAACAGCATTTAAGAAAAGTAATGTTAGATTTAGTGATGCATTATATCAAACTTCAATATTTGCTAGTTCACCAGGAGGTATCGTTGGTGGAGTAAGTCCAGGACAAGTAGGTATAGGAACAAAAGTAAGTGGTATGTTTAAAAATACATTACAAGGAAATATACAAACAACTGGTAGAAGTTCTGATTTAGCTATTGATGGAGATGGATATTTTACTGTTCAAATTGGTGAAAATCAATATGCATACACTAGAGATGGATCTTTTAACATTGATAAAGATGGTAATTTAGTTACAGCAGATGGATATAAAGTAGTTGGAACTGATAAAAAACCTATTCAGATACCTAAAGAACAAAATGGCCAAAAAGTATTGTCTTATAATATATCTAGTGAGGGAGAAGTATCATATCTTTTGGCAGATGGTAGCAAATACCCAGAAGCAGGAACTGCTGCTCAAAAACTAGGAATAGCAGTATTTCAAAATCCAGAAGGTCTTGAAGCATTAAGTAGCAATCTTTATGGTGTATCACCTAACTCTGGAGACCCTATTGTAAATGCAGCTTATGGAAATGTAAAACAAGGTGCCATAGAAATGTCAAATGTTGACTTATCAGAAGAATTTACAGAAATGATAGTAACAACAAGAGCCTTCCAGGCAGCAAGTAAGGTTATAACTACTAGTGATGAGTTGTTACAAGAAATTATTAATTTAAAAAGATAG
- the fliJ gene encoding flagellar export protein FliJ, which translates to MKKFKFKLEKLLDINIKEEDESKLKYTQAQNEKRIVEKNLEKLEENYKKYSDITRANDVISQKVTINYLSTLTQSIKLTDEKLKDEEKKVIEAQNDLIEKQIKRKSLEILKEKEMERVKKEEERIEQIRNDEFALYAYIRNNVNVSQKGGKYGV; encoded by the coding sequence TTGAAAAAATTTAAGTTCAAACTAGAAAAATTACTAGACATAAATATAAAAGAGGAAGATGAAAGCAAGTTAAAATACACTCAGGCTCAAAATGAAAAAAGAATAGTAGAAAAAAATTTAGAAAAACTTGAAGAAAATTATAAAAAATATTCGGATATTACTAGGGCTAATGATGTAATCTCACAAAAGGTTACAATAAACTATTTATCTACTCTTACACAGTCTATAAAGTTGACAGATGAGAAACTTAAAGATGAAGAAAAGAAAGTCATAGAAGCTCAAAATGACCTAATAGAAAAACAGATAAAAAGAAAATCATTAGAAATTCTTAAAGAAAAGGAAATGGAGAGAGTGAAAAAAGAAGAAGAAAGAATAGAACAAATTAGAAATGATGAGTTTGCTCTCTATGCATATATAAGAAATAATGTAAATGTTTCACAAAAAGGTGGTAAATATGGAGTTTAA
- a CDS encoding flagellar motor protein MotB: MSRKKKKGDDINPNAWLDTYADTITLLLTFFILLYSMSSVDSKKLNELSNALQRSLRGDVKVEELSDIKEIATKNEKSTEQIQEDLVKKLNETIEANSFTDVIKVRDEDRGVVLQLDETILFDPGKADLKKKSQNVLNMVTKIVKDLPNDVLIEGNTDDVPMFNKEFQSNWELSTARAVSVVKYFVSTKNLDPTRFSVKGYGEYKPLVENDSTKNRMINRRVDILIVKEQQKEK, translated from the coding sequence ATGTCGCGTAAGAAAAAAAAAGGTGATGATATAAACCCTAATGCGTGGTTGGATACATATGCAGATACAATAACACTCCTTCTTACATTTTTTATATTGCTATATTCAATGTCATCTGTTGATTCTAAAAAGTTAAATGAATTATCAAATGCATTGCAAAGGTCTTTAAGAGGTGATGTTAAAGTAGAAGAACTATCAGATATTAAAGAAATAGCTACTAAGAATGAAAAAAGCACAGAACAAATACAAGAAGATTTGGTTAAAAAGTTAAATGAAACAATTGAAGCAAATTCCTTTACTGACGTTATCAAAGTTAGAGATGAAGATAGGGGCGTTGTACTTCAACTAGATGAAACAATACTATTTGATCCTGGTAAAGCAGATTTGAAGAAAAAAAGTCAAAATGTATTAAATATGGTTACAAAAATTGTTAAGGATCTACCAAATGATGTATTAATTGAAGGAAATACAGATGATGTGCCTATGTTTAACAAAGAGTTTCAATCAAACTGGGAGTTATCAACTGCAAGAGCTGTTAGTGTTGTAAAGTATTTTGTTTCAACTAAAAATTTAGATCCAACAAGATTTTCGGTTAAAGGATATGGTGAGTATAAGCCATTGGTAGAGAATGATTCCACAAAAAATCGAATGATAAATAGAAGAGTTGATATATTAATTGTTAAGGAACAGCAAAAGGAGAAATAA
- the fliI gene encoding flagellar protein export ATPase FliI, producing MINIEFEKLIKKIKDIPSVICEGKVKKIIGLTLEVEGVKCFVGELCHVYNNKNEPINCEVVGFKDGDVILMPLGELAGIGPECRVVAQGIPLSVRCSDDLLGKVLDGLGNPIDEETIISGERYSLLNEPPDPMKRPRITNIMPTGIRAIDGFLTCGEGQRIGIFAGSGVGKSTTLGMIARTAEADVNVIALVGERGREVLDFIERDLGEEGMKKSVVVCATSDKSPLVRLKGALTATAIAEYFRDQGKKVILMMDSVTRFAMAQREVGLAIGEPPAQKGYTPSVFAMLPKLMERTGTSEKGSITAFYTVLVDGDDLNEPIADTVRGILDGHIVLSRTLAHKNHYPAIDILNSVSRLMKEISDDKHNQAASYARDILATYKDAEDLINIGAYKEGSNKNIDMAIEYIDSVNNFLKQNVNENTLFEDSKNSLINMFS from the coding sequence ATGATTAATATAGAGTTTGAAAAACTTATAAAAAAAATCAAAGATATTCCTTCAGTAATATGTGAGGGAAAAGTAAAAAAAATCATAGGACTTACACTAGAGGTTGAAGGCGTTAAATGCTTTGTAGGTGAATTGTGTCATGTTTATAATAATAAAAATGAGCCAATTAACTGTGAAGTTGTTGGATTTAAGGATGGGGATGTAATATTAATGCCCCTTGGTGAATTAGCAGGAATAGGTCCAGAATGTAGAGTTGTAGCGCAAGGAATACCACTAAGTGTGAGGTGTAGTGATGACCTTTTAGGAAAAGTTTTAGATGGATTGGGTAATCCAATAGATGAAGAAACAATAATATCAGGTGAAAGATACAGTTTGCTTAATGAACCACCAGATCCTATGAAAAGACCAAGAATAACAAATATAATGCCAACGGGAATAAGAGCTATTGATGGTTTTTTGACTTGTGGTGAAGGGCAACGTATAGGAATATTTGCTGGAAGTGGAGTAGGTAAAAGTACAACTTTAGGAATGATAGCAAGGACAGCAGAAGCTGATGTAAACGTAATCGCTCTTGTTGGAGAAAGAGGAAGAGAAGTTCTCGACTTCATAGAAAGAGATTTAGGTGAAGAAGGAATGAAGAAATCAGTAGTAGTGTGTGCTACTTCTGATAAATCACCTTTAGTACGACTAAAAGGGGCCTTAACTGCAACAGCTATTGCTGAGTATTTTAGAGACCAAGGTAAAAAAGTAATACTCATGATGGATTCTGTTACTAGATTTGCAATGGCACAAAGAGAAGTGGGACTAGCTATAGGAGAACCACCAGCACAAAAGGGATATACCCCTTCTGTGTTTGCTATGTTACCAAAATTGATGGAGAGAACAGGGACTTCTGAGAAGGGATCTATAACAGCGTTTTACACAGTATTGGTAGATGGTGATGATTTAAATGAACCTATTGCAGATACAGTAAGAGGCATATTAGATGGACATATAGTTTTATCAAGGACATTGGCCCATAAGAATCATTATCCAGCAATAGATATATTAAACAGTGTAAGCAGACTTATGAAAGAGATTTCAGATGATAAACATAATCAAGCTGCCTCTTATGCAAGAGATATACTAGCAACTTATAAAGATGCAGAAGATTTAATTAATATTGGAGCATATAAAGAAGGGTCTAATAAAAATATTGATATGGCAATTGAATATATTGACTCTGTTAATAATTTTTTGAAGCAAAATGTAAATGAAAATACATTATTTGAAGACAGTAAAAATTCATTGATAAATATGTTTTCCTAA